A single window of Culicoides brevitarsis isolate CSIRO-B50_1 chromosome 3, AGI_CSIRO_Cbre_v1, whole genome shotgun sequence DNA harbors:
- the LOC134834458 gene encoding rho-associated protein kinase 1 has translation MDFQEYQQRVMALESLIRDHSGNGNIECLLDTLIALVSDCDHESIKKIKNFESYFNRYQPIAKELDELRMKPDDFDLIKVIGRGAFGEVQLVRHKSSRQVFAMKKLSKFEMIKRPDSAFFWEERYIMAHANSEWIVRLHFAFQDAKYLYMVMDYMPGGDIVSLISMYEIPEKWAIFYTMEVVLALDTIHNMGFVHRDVKPDNMLLDKYGHLKLADFGTCIRMNADGLVRSNNAVGTPDYISPEVLQSQSGEGEYGRECDWWSVGIFLYEILVGDTPFYADSLVGTYGKIMDHKNNLKFPPDLDISENAKSLIKGFLTDRDHRLGRNNVDEIKAHKFFVNDQWTFENLRESVPPVVPELSGDDDTRNFEDIETTQPTEENFPVPKAFAGNHLPFVGFTYMGEYSVLGTNSAENEIDNTDGKKIVKHPHRISNSADISRLEKMLQRERANVEMLEKHEIALKQQIEVISKRETEVQDKVNDYEKEIAVLKHQCREAQRKADIELDIRRKTENLLQDTKKRLDDEQNKRTREMNNNQQHNDKINVLERQLTDIQEKFKNETQNSQKYKKQIVELKLSTTALEQKSNELQAILAGLQTQRDMLQQEVTDLQTRLAQEKTLRAQAQELQSELESKIHTLNNDLDRNLNREKVTIEENRNLNEKISYLEKENATIQLELKAVQNRYHQEIKSNQENEKSRSVSKDDVDIMELKDLQNKLSEEKMARQKSDQNFQEKERQISMLSVDYRQIQQRLQKLEGEYRQETEKVLALYSQLEQEQTKKSTLLSELSLQSSEVAHLKAREVQLVKEVTQLREIKRKFEEETTKLKNAHNADIIQLKELQDQLEAEQYFSRLYKTQSGELREDMEEKQRTITELEEERTSLLHQLQLAIARADSEALARSIAEETVTDLEKEKTMKELELKDLVTKHRNEISAKEQAISTTKDAEAELNKKLNARIAELEDALQQNKKLQDEVKKHKFDQEEHDKLKKQLKTEILLKQTAVNKLAEIMNRKENFATNNKKQKGSTSADLRKKEKESRRLQLELTQERDKYNQLLLRYQDAQNLLQEEAQSKMKLQMEVDCKATEIEHLQLKLNEAVFLSSKESDSIEDNVDFVFEGWLSIPNKQNIRRHGWKKQFVVVSSKRIIFYNNEADKQNTSDPALIIDLSKVFHVRSVTQGDVIRADAKEIPRIFQLLYAGEGEARRPDEQNNEGNKDDRPGTLLFKGHELLQINYHMPTNCEICAKPLWHMLRPPPAYECKSCRIKIHKEHIDSNEANTSMAPCKLHHDPNSAREMLLLAQSNEDQGRWVTRLSKRIQKCGYKANSMNSSNSTGSGDSSSNNSTKISPR, from the exons ATGGATTTCCAAGAATATCAACAAAG AGTGATGGCTCTGGAGAGCCTGATACGCGATCATTCGGGCAATGGAAACATCGAATGTCTCTTGGACACCTTGATCGCCCTCGTCTCCGACTGCGATCAcgaatccatcaaaaaaatcaaaaatttcgagtCATACTTCAATCgct ACCAACCAATTGCCAAGGAACTCGACGAATTACGGATGAAGCCCGATGACTTCGACTTGATCAAAGTAATTGGTCGCGGGGCATTCGGCGAAGTGCAATTAGTGCGTCACAAATCGTCGCGCCAAGTATTtgcgatgaaaaaattgtcaaaattcgaGATGATAAAACGCCCGGATTCGGCTTTCTTTTGGGAGGAACGTTACATCATGGCACACGCGAATTCCGAGTGGATTGTTCGTCTCCATTTCGCGTTTCAAGATGCCAAATATCTCTACATGGTCATGGATTACATGCCGGGCGGCGATATTGTCAGTTTAATTTCAATGTACGAAATTCCCGAGAAATGGGCGATTTTTTACACGATGGAAGTCGTTTTAGCCCTCGATACGATCCACAATATGGGCTTTGTGCATCGCGACGTGAAGCCCGATAACATGCTTTTGGACAAATATGGGCACTTGAAACTCGCGGATTTCGGCACTTGTATCCGGATGAACGCAGATGGCTTGGTAAGGAGCAACAATGCCGTCGGAACTCCCGATTACATCAGTCCGGAAGTGCTTCAGAGTCAAAGTGGCGAAGGCGAATACGGGCGAGAATGCGATTGGTGGAGCGTTGGGatatttttatacgaaattttGGTCGGCGATACGCCTTTTTACGCAGACAGCTTAGTCGGCACCTATGGCAAGATCATggatcacaaaaataatttgaaatttccgCCCGATTTGGACATTAGCGAAAATgccaaaagtttaattaaggGATTTCTCACGGATCGCGATCACAGACTCGGCAGAAATAACGTCGACGAGATCAAAGCGCACAAATTTTTCGTCAACGATCAATGGACCTTTGAAAATTTGCGGGAAAGTGTCCCGCCAGTGGTCCCAGAGCTCTCAGGGGATGACGACACACGAAATTTTGAGGATATTGAGACGACCCAACCCACGGAAGAGAATTTTCCGGTACCAAAAGCCTTCGCCGGGAACCATTTACCGTTCGTGGGCTTCACTTATATGGGCGAATATTCCGTTTTAGGCACGAATTCCGCGGAAAATGAGATCGACAACACCGACggcaaaaaaatcgtgaaacaTCCGCATCGGATTTCCAATTCCGCGGACATTTCCCGCCTCGAGAAGATGCTGCAAAGGGAAAGAGCGAACGTGGAAATGCTCGAAAAGCATGAGATCGcgttaaaacaacaaattgaGGTTATCTCGAAGCGCGAAACAGAAGTTCAGGACAAAGTCAATGATTATGAGAAGGAAATTGCAGTTTTGAAGCATCAATGCCGCGAAGCCCAACGTAAAGCCGACATTGAACTCGATATTCGgcgaaaaacggaaaatttgcTGCAAGACACGAAAAAACGCTTGGATGACGAGCAAAATAAACGAACGCGCGAAATGAACAACAATCAACAACACAACGATAAAATCAACGTGCTTGAACGACAACTCACAGATATTcaggaaaaattcaaaaatgagaCCCAAAACagtcaaaaatacaaaaaacaaattgtCGAGCTGAAATTAAGCACGACCGCGTTGGAACAAAAATCGAATGAGCTTCAGGCGATTTTGGCGGGACTTCAAACGCAACGCGACATGCTCCAGCAGGAAGTTACCGACTTGCAAACGCGTTTGGCGCAGGAAAAAACGCTCCGGGCCCAAGCGCAAGAACTGCAAAGTGAGCTGGAAAGCAAAATTCACACCTTGAACAACGACCTTGATCGAAATTTGAACCGCGAAAAAGTCACAATCGAGGAAAATCGcaatttaaatgagaaaatctCGTATTTGGAGAAGGAAAATGCCACGATTCAGCTGGAATTGAAAGCCGTGCAGAACAGATATCATCAGGAGATCAAATCCAATcaggaaaatgaaaaatcccgAAGTGTCAGTAAAGATGACGTTGATATCATGGAACTGAAGGACCTGCAAAATAAGTTAAGTGAGGAAAAAATGGCACGTCAAAAGTCCGATCAGAATTTCCAAGAGAAGGAACGTCAAATTTCGATGCTTTCCGTGGATTATCGTCAAATTCAGCAACGTCTGCAAAAGCTGGAGGGCGAATATCGGCAGGAAACGGAAAAAGTGCTCGCTCTTTATAGTCAACTGGAGCaagaacagacaaaaaaatcaactttactCTCGGAATTGAGTCTCCAAAGCTCCGAAGTCGCCCATTTGAAGGCCCGCGAAGTCCAATTAGTGAAAGAAGTCACGCAATTACGCGAAATTAAGCGGAAATTCGAAGAGGAAACGACCAAACTCAAAAATGCGCACAACGCTGACATCATTCAGCTGAAAGAACTCCAAGATCAACTCGAAGCCGAGCAATATTTTTCGCGCCTTTACAAAACCCAAAGCGGCGAATTGCGCGAAGACATGGAAGAAAAACAACGAACCATCACCGAGCTCGAGGAAGAACGAACTTCGCTGCTGCACCAACTGCAACTTGCCATCGCGCGTGCCGATTCCGAAGCCCTGGCACGCTCCATTGCCGAAGAAACTGTCACGGATttggaaaaggaaaaaacCATGAAGGAGCTCGAACTGAAGGATCTCGTCACGAAACATCGCAACGAAATTTCCGCCAAGGAACAGGCGATTTCGACGACGAAAGATGCCGAGGctgaactaaataaaaaactcaaCGCGCGAATTGCGGAACTCGAAGATGCGCTtcagcaaaataaaaagttgcaaGACGAAGTGAAAAAGCATAAATTCGATCAGGAGGAGCATGATAAGCTGAAGAAGCAGTTGAAGACGGAGATTTTGTTGAAACAAACCGCGGTGAATAAGTTGGCGGAAATTATGAATCGCAAGGAGAATTTCGCGACGAATAATAAGAAGCAGAAGGGCAGTACGTCGGCAGATTTGAGGAAGAAGGAGAAGGAAAGTCGACGATTGCAGCTGGAGTTGACGCAGGAACGGGATAAATATAATCAGTTGTTGTTGCGGTATCAGGATGCGCAGAATTTGTTGCAGGAGGAAGCGCAg agcaAAATGAAACTCCAGATGGAAGTTGACTGCAAAGCAACAGAAATCGAGCATCTCCAACTGAAACTCAACGAAGCCGTCTTCCTTTCATCGAAGGAAAGTGACTCGATCGAAGACAACGTTGACTTTGTTTTCGAAGGATGGCTCAGTATCCCCAACAAGCAGAATATCCGAAGGCACGGATGGAAAAAGCAATTTGTCGTTGTCTCCTCCAAACGAATTATTTTCTACAACAACGAAGCTGACAAGCAAAATACGAGTGATCCAGCGTTGATAATTGAtttgag CAAAGTGTTCCACGTGAGATCCGTTACACAGGGAGATGTGATACGTGCAGATGCCAAAGAAATTCCAAGAATATTCCAACTTTTGTATGCAGGCGAGGGAGAAGCACGTCGCCCCGATGAGCAAAATAACGAGGGCAACAAGGATGATCGTCCTGGCACGTTACTTTTTAAAG gGCACGAGTTACTTCAAATCAATTATCACATGCCAACCAATTGTGAGATCTGTGCAAAGCCTTTGTGGCATATGTTGCGACCGCCGCCAGCGTATGAATGTAAAAG ttgtcgCATCAAAATCCACAAGGAGCACATTGACAGCAACGAAGCAAATACCTCAATGGCGCCCTGCAAGCTGCATCACGACCCAAATTCGGCGCGTGAGATGCTCCTACTCGCCCAGAGTAACGAGGATCAGGGTCGTTGGGTAACGCGTCTCTCGAAACGCATCCAAAAGTGCGGCTACAAAGCCAATTCCATGAATTCAAGCAATTCAACCGGCAGCGGGGACAGTTCCAGCAACAATAGTACTAAAATTTCGCCAcgataa
- the LOC134833761 gene encoding uncharacterized protein LOC134833761, producing MQETLLILESNGLLNEIINASIDKLLNPSNLPSKPTKSSKLSKAFDEETIEGLLKKFSVLYKNYCLNYINDDQLLSEFPELSEDSRKLILSAIKANKSKILEAQIILLGDPNEKTMKYFDWDVTQVLSNSSLEGQKTILMNLTTTSTQDEVSHFELTRENVEKLIKLLEENKN from the exons atgcaagaaactcTTCTAATATTAGAATCGAATGGCCTTCTAAATGAG atcaTAAACGCCTCAATTGACAAACTTCTGAATCCATCAAATCTCCCTTCAAAGCCAACAAAATCCAGCAAACTTTCCAAAGCCTTCGACGAAGAAACAATCGAAGGTCTTCTCAAGAAATTCTcagttttgtacaaaaattactgCTTGAACTACATCAACGACGATCAACTTCTCTCGGAATTCCCCGAACTCTCCGAAGACTCGAGAAAATTGATTCTTTCAGCAATTAAAgcaaacaaaagtaaaatattggaAGCTCAAATAATTCTCTTGGGAGATCCAAATGAGAAAACGATGAAATATTTCGATTGGGATGTCACTCAAGTGCTTAGCAACAGCAGTTTGGAGggacaaaaaacaattttaatgaatttaacaaCGACTTCGACGCAGGATGAAGTGTCGCATTTTGAATTAACGcgagaaaatgttgaaaaattaattaaattacttgaagaaaataaaaattaa